The genomic region TCAAAAATCATTACAATATTTTTGTTATAAATTGGATGATTTTCATTTTTTGAAATGAACCTATCTAATTTTTGAATTGTTGTAATTATAATTTTGTATTCATGGAAATTACCATTTTCATCTTTGTTCTCTAATTGTCTTTGTAGAGTTTTAGTGTTTTTACTTCCATTTGCCGAACCTTTTTCATAACGTTCATACGCTTCGATTGTTTGATAATCCAAATCCTTTCTATCAACAACAAATAAAACCTTGTCTATATACTCAAGTCTTGATGAAAGCTGAGAAGTTTTAAAAGATGTTAGAGTTTTTCCACTACCTGTGGTATGCCAAATATAACCCCCTGCTTTTATAGTTCCCATTTTTTTATAATTTTTAGAAATTTGTATTCGTTTTAATATTTCTTCTGTAGCCATAATTTGATAAGGTCGCATGACAACTAGTTTATTTTCAGATGTAAATACACAATACTTAGTTAAGATATTTAAAAGTGTGTGTTTTGCAAAAAATGTTCTAGCAAAATCAACAAGATCTGGAATTATTTTATTTTTACTATCTGCCCAAAAGCTAGTAAACTCGAAGGAATTACTAGTTTTATTCTTTTTGTTGGCTTTTTCCCTATCCTTAATTGCAGATTCACGAGTTGTGTTTGAGTAATATTTCGTATTTGTACCGTTTGAGATAACAAAAATTTGTATATATTCATACAAACCGTCTCCAGCCCAAAAACTATCTCTTTGATATCTTTCAATCTGATTGAAAGCCTCTTTTAAAGCAACCCCTCTTCGCTTAAGTTCAACATGAACAATAGGAATTCCATTAATAAGTATCGTTACATCATATCTATTTTTATATTTTCCATCATCTGTTGAATATTGATTGATAACTTGAAGGAAATTATTATGTATATCTTTTTTGTCAATCAACAAAATATTTTTACTTGATCCATCATCTCTTTTTAAAATTTGAACAAAATCCTCTTGTATTTTTCTTGACTTTTGTACAATTCCCTCATTTTTATTAGCGATACAATCTTTATAAAAATTTTTCCACTCATTATTTGAAAATTTGATATTGTTTAATTTTTCGAGTTGGAATCTTAAATTCGAAATCATTTCTTCAGAAGAATTAATATCTTTTGCATATTGATATCCTTGAGAAGATAAAATTTCTATAAATTCCTTCTCCAAAGATGCTTCACTTTGGTAAGCTCCAGATCGTTTTTTTTGAGATGTATATTCAGTTACAAGCGTACTTTCATCTGTAGAAACTATAATATTATAATTGCTCATCAAACCATCCCCTATAAAAATTATTTATTTCCTAAAATATCTTCAAAAAAACCAAAAAATTATCTATATAATAATCGTAATATTTTTATAAACTTCAATCTTTATGCTCTGAAATATTTTTAAAAGTCAAAAGTTTGTCCCTGTAATACTCATATTGTTTCTTCCTCGCATCAATTTCTGCCGGAAGTCCTTCGGATATATCATTACATAATTTATCAAATTTATCGAGAATTGAGACTATTCTTTCCTGTTCTGGAAGTGAAGGAACACATACAGGAAATTCAATAATCACATTTTGATTAAGATGTTTTATTGTTCCACCAGTTAACCTACTTCGTGCAAAATTCATCAATTTGGGTGATCTTAAATAATAAAACAAATATTTACTTAGAACAACACTTTCATCATTGCATCTTACAACAAATATACCACTATTTAATGTTGATGGTTTTATAAGCTTATTAATATATGCAATTTTTCCTAGCGTACCATCCTTAGTTACTAAAATATCTTTTTCCTTAATCTGAATATTTTTATCTTGTAAATACCTTTCTTCTGATACAAAATAACATTTAGAAAAATCAACGCTACCATTTACAAAATTCACACCTGTTATTAGTTGATATTTTCCGTCTATTAAATACTCTTCCTTTGTTAAACCTTGCCAACCTATTCTAGCCTTTATTGTTGCAATATCCTTCAATTTTACTCTTTCAATATCATCACCAAAAGTAAGCAAACTATCTCTATAGAATTCATATTGTTTCCTTCTTGCTGTAAGCTCTGCTGTAAGCTCTGCTGTAAGCTCTGTAAACAAATCTAAAATATGTACAATCTCTTCTTGTATTTCTAATGGTAGGATTGGGATTTTAATATTACTTATATCTCTTCCATAAACATGAGCAACACCAGCTCCTTTTTTAAGTGAATAAATTAAATCCTGTTTATTTTTTAAAAAATAATATGTGTACTTTACACTTAATATGGAATAATCTCTTATATCCACAGTAAAAGAATCCGCACAAAATATTGGTTTGTCCCAATAACTTACAAATCCCGCATAAGCACCTGAACCAGCTACTGTTATACAATTACCATTCCTATTTGAAACATTGTGATAAAATGCTGGTTTTTGTCCTCCAGATATTACTGGTACCTCACCCCCAACTGCATTTGTTGATTTTATAGACTGCCCTCTCTTAAAACCACAAAGTTCTCCCAATTCTTTCCACTCAACACCATCAGGACAAAGTTTTTCTATTAACTCATCAAGTCTACTCACTCTTGTCCCCCTCAATTTCTGCGATAATCTTATCTATCTCTTTCCTCAAAACTTCCTCTCGTGCAACAATCTCTTTAATCTCTTCGTTTAATTTTACAATATCAATTTTCTCTCTCGTATCTTCCTGCTCAACATAAGTGGACACAGAAAGATTATATTTTTCATTCCTTATTTCCTCAAGGCTTACGAGTTTCGCAAAATATTCAATATCTTTTCTTTCAGCATAAGCCTTAACAATATTCTCTATATTTTCTTTGCTGAGTTTATTGTTATTAGTAGCTTTTTCAAATTCCTTAGATGCATCAATAAACAATACATTCTTATCTTCCTTACTTTTTTTGATAACCATTATGCAAGTTGCAATACTTGTTCCAAAAAATAAATTACTTGGGAGCTGAATAATAGTATCAATAAAATTTCCTTCAACTAAATATTCTCTAATCTTTTGCTCCGCTCCCCCTCTATACATAATTCCAGGGAAACATATAATCGCCCCAACCCCATTAGGTGCAAGCCATGAAAGTGCGTGCATAATAAAAGCAAGATCAGCTTTAGATTTTGGAGCCAAAACTCCTGCAGGGGCAAACCTTTCATCGTTAATTAATACGGGATTATTATCCCCTTCCCATTTTATTGAATAAGGAGGATTGGAAACTATTGCTTCAAAAGGTTCTTCATCAAAATGTTTTGGATTAATAAGTGTATCCTCACATTCAATTTTAAATTTTTCATAACCGATATCATGTAAAAACATATTAATTCTACAAAGATTGTAAGTTGTTATATTAATTTCTTGTCCAAAATATCCACGTCTAACTCCATCTTTACCAAGAATTTTAGCAGCTTTTAATAAAAGCGAACCACTCCCACAACACATATAATAAATTTTATTGACCTCCTTCTTACCATGAACAACAATTCGTGTAAGAAGTTCAGAAACCTCTTGAGGAGTAAAAAACTCTCCCCCACTTTTTCCAGCATTAGAAGCATACATACTCATCAAAAACTCGTAAGCATCACCAAAAGCATCAATAGTATTTTTTCTATAATCTCCAAGATTCATATTCCCAATA from Candidatus Arthromitus sp. SFB-mouse-Japan harbors:
- a CDS encoding restriction endonuclease subunit S; its protein translation is MSRLDELIEKLCPDGVEWKELGELCGFKRGQSIKSTNAVGGEVPVISGGQKPAFYHNVSNRNGNCITVAGSGAYAGFVSYWDKPIFCADSFTVDIRDYSILSVKYTYYFLKNKQDLIYSLKKGAGVAHVYGRDISNIKIPILPLEIQEEIVHILDLFTELTAELTAELTARRKQYEFYRDSLLTFGDDIERVKLKDIATIKARIGWQGLTKEEYLIDGKYQLITGVNFVNGSVDFSKCYFVSEERYLQDKNIQIKEKDILVTKDGTLGKIAYINKLIKPSTLNSGIFVVRCNDESVVLSKYLFYYLRSPKLMNFARSRLTGGTIKHLNQNVIIEFPVCVPSLPEQERIVSILDKFDKLCNDISEGLPAEIDARKKQYEYYRDKLLTFKNISEHKD
- a CDS encoding type I restriction-modification system subunit M, with protein sequence MADNKKEQERDELHRAIWSIADELRGSVDGWDFKIYVLGTMFYRYISENFKNDINRNEIEAGSTDFDYAKISDEMAEGIREEMINDKGFFIPPSELFENVRARAKDDENLNETLEKVFRNIEDSAKGHESEGDLKGLFDDFDVNSNKLGSTVAKRNEKLVKLLDGIGNMNLGDYRKNTIDAFGDAYEFLMSMYASNAGKSGGEFFTPQEVSELLTRIVVHGKKEVNKIYYMCCGSGSLLLKAAKILGKDGVRRGYFGQEINITTYNLCRINMFLHDIGYEKFKIECEDTLINPKHFDEEPFEAIVSNPPYSIKWEGDNNPVLINDERFAPAGVLAPKSKADLAFIMHALSWLAPNGVGAIICFPGIMYRGGAEQKIREYLVEGNFIDTIIQLPSNLFFGTSIATCIMVIKKSKEDKNVLFIDASKEFEKATNNNKLSKENIENIVKAYAERKDIEYFAKLVSLEEIRNEKYNLSVSTYVEQEDTREKIDIVKLNEEIKEIVAREEVLRKEIDKIIAEIEGDKSE